The Gossypium arboreum isolate Shixiya-1 chromosome 6, ASM2569848v2, whole genome shotgun sequence DNA window TTTTAGACTGAAAAAATCTAGTGCCACCATGAATCATGTTTGTGAAAGGCAGGCACAAATGGTTTCACTACTGTATTTATGATGTTGCAAATCTTTGAGAAATGAAGTTTGCTTATGCTCATAGTATAGAGAAATATTACTTGATAGCTTCAGAGAAACATCTTAGCCAAATCTAACTGAGAATGATCTGGATTTCTTCTGTTCTGTTCTGCAGCACTTAATTATTACGTATTCTAGACTTTGAATACTCATGCCCCTTTCAAACAACCTACTTTGATGTTTGTGTAGGTGTTCCGCCATCTTGTTGAAAAGGTTCATTGTCGGCTGTTATTTGCAACACATTACCATCCACTCACAAAGGAATTTGCATCTCATCCACATGTTATACTGCAACACATGGCTTGCTCTTTTAAGGTGAAGTCTGAAGGTTGTTCTAAAGGTGAGCAAGAGCCAAGTTTCCTTTATCGGCTTACTAATGGAGCATGCCCGGAGAGTTATGGTTTGCAAGTTGCAATCATGGCTGGGATCCCAGAAAAGGTAGTTGAAGCTGCCTCAAAGGCTGGACAAGTAATGAAAATAAGTGTTGGGGAAAGTTTTAAGTCAAGTGAACAGAGATCAGAGTTCTCAAGTCTCCATGAAGAGTGGTTAAGGAGCCTAGTAAGTGTCTCACAGGTTGAAAATTGTAACTTCGATGATGGCGATTACGACACATTATTTTGCTTGTGGCATGAGCTAAAAAATTCATATGGGGCCAGCAACTAAATACAATAATAGCATTTGGTTGTCAGATTGCATTGCAGAAACCATTTTTCTAAGGGTCATAGGTACATATTCAGCTGCAGCCACTAAAACTCCATTGTacagtttcttttctttgctaagagtCGTACTAAACTCTTGTCTTATATATTTTGTTGGTTTTTAGTTTTAATATTCATCATGTCAGCTATCCTTGATATGTATTCGGTTACTTTGAAGAAGAAACAATCATCTGCAATTTGCAGATGATTATATAGCCGTGCATTTCTGCTCTATTTTAATTCCTTCTAGGAGAGCAGACAGTATATTTTGACACGGGATAAAACGGTAAGGGGATAGCCAGATCACCTTGCCTCGGTCACTAGTTTGTCTGCCTCCAATACAAGTGTTGGGAAACGGGCTGATCGGATCACCAAGAAGAGGCTCGAGTGTTTTAATACGCCCTAAACGTTTGCTATATCTCCTTGATCTTCGATACAACATAATTTTATTGACTTTACATTTGGGGGTGGGATAAACACGTAGCCTCGAACGGTAAGGTCTCTTTCTCTTGTTTTACAATTCTGTAATCAGAATGTACGATTGGAAGGTTTGTAACTGCTGCCTGTCGGTAGTTTTCTTTGGAGCCATGAACCATCTATCGAGGCAAATCCCCAGATCACCTCTTCACCATCCCTACTACTAGTCGTGTGAAGAAGTTGCCCTTAGTCCAGGCTCTGTTTAGTTCCGCATTTTCTTTTACCTCAACATATAGGGGAAAGCTTATCAAAAGCAAAAGGAATCTGGTTAAAATCCCCAAGCTGTATGCATGAAAAGAGCTAACACCTGCATGATTGACATATGATCAGATTTGCATATCTAATACAAATTGGGATAGCTCTTCAGTAGCTAGTaacttttcatttttaacattttCCAACTTTTTGACATTAATCGTTTAGCTTTGGCATTGGGTCCTCAATTGGCCCCCACGCTTTCACATGTCTAATTTGCCTTTGCTTTCAAGTTAATCCCCCCCAAGTTGGTATTAAAATTTTCTCCCCCTTTTGCTATATTTCAGGCATCAGCTCCAATCATTACACAACCTCATTACAACAAGGCAAAATTATCACCTTAACCTTTCTCTTTGACCCCACAATTATCTTCTTTCTTGCTCTCGAACGAGCATACACATCTACTTAAGGGCAAACGAATGATTTACTAGGCAACTACCAGCCATAACATACGCCCCCTTTAAGACTCCAAAGCAAAAGCTATAGATTCAACTATCTATATATTGAGAAAATATCAAGATTCCAACACGTTACCTCTCATTCATATGATTAAAAGCATTTTAAAAAAACAACCAACTTTTACACGACCGACCTACAAACCTATTCAATCATGATGAATTTGCACGCAAGCGATCAGCAATCTGATCTTATTATACTCTCCTTGTCACTGGTTAACACCCATACAAATTCTCACATTAACTCAGCTCTCTATGTTTCTTTCTTGCTTCTAATGTTATTACATAGAATATGGCAAGAAGAACAACACAAGTTCTTGACTCCATCTATCTGATGAACACTGTTGAGATTTTTAGAGAATCCATCAGGGTGATCCTTCTTCACCCTACTCATTTCCATTCCATCTCTGTTTTCCTCTTCTCGCCGCTCCCGGTTTCTCTTTTCTTATCGCATTTTCTCCTTCACCATTTCCCCCAAATACCTTCCTCAGTTATAACAATCACAGATCATTTATTCGCACAAGGGCTGCCGAATTTCCCGTCCAAAACACTTGTTCACATCATGGTATGCACCCCTTCTTCCGTTACGTTCTCTCTTCTTGGAAGAGCAGCCACCATCCAAGCAGTTTCAGATAGTTACAATGGCATACAACTTGATGGAAGAAGGCTATTCATGAGAAGTGGTTTGGCTTGGATTAAGCTTCTCCACACAAGGTCTTTGGAGCTCCTCGTTATACTAGGCCTGTTTGGAGCAATGGTGGTTGGTTTAGCAGTGGCACCAAAGATGCTTTACACATTTGGAATCAGCTCAGTTGGAATGGGGTTTTGGGGTGTTGTGGGGTTGCTAGGGATACCTTTTTGCGTGATGTTCGCACATGTAATGGTGGTGGGGAACATGGCGAACGTGATAGCAGTATTGGAGAGTGAATGTGACGGACTTGGCTCACTATGGAAAGCTAAAAAGCTTATGGAAGGAAGACGACAAACAGGCTTAATGATGGCATTGTTGAGCAACATAGGGTTGAGGGTAGTTGAGTGTGTATTTGAGTTGAGAATATGCAGCGGAATCTGTATGTGGGAAATCCCTGTATTGATATCAATGTATTCTTCGGTTCTTGTTCTTGAAACAGTCATGAATGTTGTATTATATTACGCATGTAAATCTTGACAGAACAAAAtcgaatataaaatatatatatatatatatatatatatatatatatttatatatgtaaggGGCATTTGGTCGTTGCGTAGCTTCAATTTTAAATGAAGTTCAGCCTTCTCAATGGACACTGCAAAGGTTGATTTCGACTCGTATCCTCTATGCTTTCCATCTTTAGTGTCATCTGttgagaagttttaaattttcaatgAGTAGGGTAAAACTTCAACGTGTTTCGGATTCGAGTCGCTGCCCaccgtgttttaattttgttttgtttttgaaataaatctcaaaattatacaataattttgatttattctacAATTTGAGACACGACCTTTGATTTAGTGCAATGATACACATGAAACGTtaattgtggttcaaatgtatacatggaagtttaattttattcaatcatacacattttaaaaaataaatacatcaattttttttatatttgataaatataattatatatgtatgcaatatataaacataaaatgatgctAAATCAATACttgtgtt harbors:
- the LOC108485107 gene encoding uncharacterized protein LOC108485107, which gives rise to MARRTTQVLDSIYLMNTVEIFRESIRVILLHPTHFHSISVFLFSPLPVSLFLSHFLLHHFPQIPSSVITITDHLFAQGLPNFPSKTLVHIMVCTPSSVTFSLLGRAATIQAVSDSYNGIQLDGRRLFMRSGLAWIKLLHTRSLELLVILGLFGAMVVGLAVAPKMLYTFGISSVGMGFWGVVGLLGIPFCVMFAHVMVVGNMANVIAVLESECDGLGSLWKAKKLMEGRRQTGLMMALLSNIGLRVVECVFELRICSGICMWEIPVLISMYSSVLVLETVMNVVLYYACKS